In one Lycium barbarum isolate Lr01 chromosome 7, ASM1917538v2, whole genome shotgun sequence genomic region, the following are encoded:
- the LOC132601990 gene encoding receptor-like protein Cf-9 homolog codes for MWLGTLPKLQVLSLRSNKLHGPIRTLTIKNIFPLLRMLDLSSNAFTQNIPVWLLKAMRTIDHIMEAPIDEGDEYYEDSVAIVTKGLELQVVRILFLYTTIDLSNNKFEGHIPSVLGDLIALRVLNLSHNGLQGHIPSLLGNLSVVESLDLSCNHLSGEIPQQLASLTYLEFLNLSHNHLEGCIPQWNQLYIFENNSYEGNDGLRGFPVSKGCGNDHVSEKNYNVSALDDQESNSEFLNDFWKATLMGYGSGLCIGLSIIYFMVSTGNTK; via the coding sequence ATGTGGTTGGGAACTCTGCCAAAGCTGCAAGTTCTAAGCTTGAGATCCAATAAATTGCATGGACCTATCAGAACTCTAACGATTAAAAACATATTTCCTCTGCTTCGAATGTTAGATCTGTCTTCCAATGCCTTCACACAAAACATCCCAGTGTGGCTCTTGAAAGCCATGAGGACAATTGATCATATAATGGAGGCACCAATTGATGAAGGAGATGAATATTACGAAGACTCGGTAGCTATCGTAACAAAGGGATTGGAGCTTCAAGTTGTGAGAATCTTGTTTTTGTACACCACTATCGATCTTTCAAATAACAAATTTGAAGGACATATTCCTAGTGTTCTGGGAGATCTCATTGCTCTTCGGGTGCTGAATTTGTCCCATAATGGATTGCAAGGTCATATACCATCATTGCTTGGAAATTTATCTGTAGTTGAATCCTTGGACCTTTCTTGTAACCATCTTTCGGGAGAGATACCACAACAACTTGCTTCTCTCACATATCTCGAATTCTTAAATCTCTCCCACAATCATCTCGAAGGGTGTATTCCTCAATGGAATCAATTGTATATCTTTGAGAACAATTCATATGAAGGTAATGATGGATTACGTGGATTCCCAGTTTCGAAAGGTTGTGGCAATGATCATGTATCAGAGAAAAATTATAATGTATCTGCACTAGACGATCAAGAAAGCAATTCTGAATTTCTAAATGATTTTTGGAAAGCTACTCTTATGGGCTATGGAAGTGGACTATGTATTGGGTtatccataatatatttcatgGTTTCAACTGGAAATACGAAATGA